In Candidatus Liberimonas magnetica, one DNA window encodes the following:
- a CDS encoding response regulator produces the protein MAIKVLVVDDEPEMLEFIKTGLDLLGYEVLVTSSALEAIALTHKIKPDIVILDFIMPSIDGYSIFRGLSASRITKDIPVIFITGNITKPQIMEKISSLNASDCLLKPFEIKTLSNSIKNALLTKQTKAQSDHLADQSA, from the coding sequence ATGGCAATTAAAGTTTTGGTAGTTGATGATGAGCCGGAAATGCTTGAGTTCATAAAGACCGGTCTTGATCTTTTGGGCTATGAGGTTTTAGTGACTTCCAGTGCATTAGAAGCGATAGCTCTCACACATAAAATAAAACCCGATATCGTTATTCTGGATTTTATAATGCCAAGTATAGACGGCTATAGCATTTTCAGGGGGCTTTCAGCCTCCAGGATAACAAAGGATATCCCCGTCATCTTTATCACCGGGAATATCACAAAACCTCAAATAATGGAAAAGATATCTTCGCTTAATGCCAGTGACTGCCTGTTAAAACCCTTTGAAATAAAAACCCTGTCAAACTCCATTAAAAACGCTTTATTGACAAAACAGACAAAAGCACAAAGCGACCATTTAGCCGACCAATCTGCATAA
- a CDS encoding nitroreductase family protein — translation MKRVFTLAVLMFCSILAYSAGDTLTFIHKRKSVRNFTGVPAAKADLEKIVKAGMAAPTAVNKQPWSFVIVTDKNAIDSLTKALPYVKMLPRAGSAIIVCAVPEKAYDKSMDFAIVDCSCASENILLAAEALGLGAVWTAAYPYKERMDAVRKTLNIPENIIPLNVIPVGHPTGEDKPKDKFKAENIHWEKW, via the coding sequence ATGAAACGGGTATTTACGTTAGCGGTTTTAATGTTTTGCTCGATACTTGCTTATTCTGCGGGTGACACTTTAACTTTTATCCATAAAAGAAAGAGCGTCAGGAATTTTACCGGTGTTCCGGCAGCTAAGGCCGATCTTGAAAAAATAGTCAAAGCCGGTATGGCAGCGCCTACTGCAGTAAACAAACAGCCCTGGTCTTTTGTAATTGTAACGGATAAAAATGCCATTGATTCCTTAACAAAAGCCCTTCCGTATGTAAAGATGCTTCCGAGAGCAGGCTCTGCCATAATCGTGTGCGCTGTGCCTGAAAAAGCCTATGATAAGAGTATGGATTTCGCTATAGTCGACTGCTCCTGCGCAAGCGAAAACATCCTCCTTGCCGCCGAAGCCCTGGGTCTTGGAGCCGTCTGGACAGCAGCCTATCCCTATAAAGAAAGGATGGATGCAGTAAGAAAAACCCTCAACATTCCGGAAAATATCATCCCGTTAAACGTAATTCCCGTAGGCCACCCCACAGGCGAAGATAAGCCCAAAGACAAATTTAAAGCAGAAAACATCCATTGGGAGAAGTGGTAA
- a CDS encoding B12-binding domain-containing radical SAM protein, translated as MKILFVYPCLKLEKTAHHGIASLSACLKEVGHETGLIYLESKDFNKAFERIRGFGPDLIAISVVTNQWNFVKDFISAFKRSFKIPIVCGGAHINADTEAIKEIPEVDALCYGEGEYPLKEFAERLKKNASFKDIKNLYYLDNSKIKKNDSYPLIAELDSLPLPDYEIFTKEVYLNYPSLSFSRGCPHNCTYCCNELLRNMYRQKGNYIRFKSAGRAMKEIENVITKFNPSILNFDDDSFTKSRKWVLDFCAEYPKRFKLPFRCNARPEQLDEELISSLKKANCELISIGIESGNEDLRKRVLKRNMSNADIEKAFELCKKYNIKTSSFNMVGIPEETPELFRDTLELNKKVMPDLVQLTIFYPYPGTELGEYCKQKGYIVDKQHAESYFRKGVLELPDFSYKEIRKAYKDFYWEMYKDRNISRYFLKVYLEEYPFLWEKAKLLKRLLKKLY; from the coding sequence TTGAAAATACTGTTTGTTTATCCATGCTTAAAACTTGAAAAGACGGCTCATCACGGGATAGCTAGTTTGTCTGCCTGCTTGAAAGAAGTAGGGCATGAAACGGGTTTGATATACCTTGAATCTAAGGATTTTAACAAGGCTTTTGAACGGATAAGGGGTTTTGGGCCTGATCTTATAGCTATTTCTGTAGTAACGAACCAGTGGAACTTTGTTAAGGATTTTATATCTGCTTTTAAGAGGTCTTTTAAGATACCGATAGTATGCGGGGGTGCACATATAAATGCAGATACAGAGGCGATTAAGGAAATACCCGAAGTTGATGCTCTTTGTTACGGCGAAGGGGAATATCCTTTAAAGGAGTTCGCTGAAAGGCTCAAGAAAAATGCTTCTTTCAAGGATATTAAGAACCTCTACTACCTTGACAACTCAAAAATTAAAAAGAACGATTCATATCCTCTTATTGCAGAGCTTGACAGCCTGCCTCTTCCAGATTACGAGATATTTACAAAAGAAGTCTATTTGAACTACCCGAGCCTTTCTTTTTCAAGAGGGTGCCCGCACAACTGTACTTACTGCTGTAATGAGCTTTTAAGGAACATGTACAGGCAAAAAGGCAATTATATCAGGTTTAAAAGTGCCGGACGGGCAATGAAGGAAATAGAGAACGTCATAACAAAGTTCAACCCGTCTATCCTTAATTTTGACGATGACAGTTTTACCAAGTCAAGGAAATGGGTCCTGGATTTCTGCGCAGAATACCCGAAGCGTTTCAAACTTCCGTTCAGGTGCAACGCAAGGCCGGAACAGCTGGATGAAGAGCTTATCTCAAGCCTTAAAAAAGCAAATTGTGAGCTTATAAGCATAGGCATAGAGTCCGGCAATGAAGACCTGAGGAAACGGGTATTAAAAAGGAATATGTCCAATGCCGATATCGAAAAAGCTTTTGAACTCTGTAAAAAGTATAATATTAAAACAAGTTCTTTTAATATGGTAGGCATACCTGAAGAAACTCCTGAGCTTTTTAGAGATACGCTTGAGTTAAATAAGAAAGTGATGCCTGATCTTGTACAGTTAACTATATTTTACCCTTATCCGGGAACTGAGCTCGGAGAATACTGTAAACAGAAAGGGTATATTGTAGATAAACAGCATGCTGAGAGCTATTTCAGGAAAGGCGTGCTTGAACTGCCGGACTTCAGCTATAAAGAGATAAGGAAAGCCTATAAGGATTTTTACTGGGAGATGTACAAGGACAGGAATATTTCAAGGTATTTCCTTAAAGTATATCTTGAAGAATACCCGTTCTTGTGGGAAAAAGCAAAGCTTCTGAAAAGGCTTTTAAAAAAGTTATATTAG
- a CDS encoding acetyltransferase — MTKNYKVYPNTKLGKGIKIGDYSIIGYSQDKNPKKTSIGNNANIRTHTVIYSGNKIGDNFQTGHHVMIRENNRIGNNVSIGTNSVIEHDVVLGDNVRVHSNVFIPEYTEIEENAWIGPNVVFTNAKYPRSKNVKDTLKGASVRKNAKIGANSTILPAVTIGENALIGAGSVVSKNVPQNKVVVGNPARVIRDITEIEEYNSKS, encoded by the coding sequence ATGACAAAAAACTATAAAGTGTATCCCAATACCAAACTGGGCAAAGGCATAAAAATAGGCGATTATTCTATCATCGGCTATTCCCAGGACAAAAACCCCAAAAAGACCTCAATAGGTAATAATGCCAACATCCGGACTCATACGGTGATTTACTCCGGCAATAAGATAGGCGATAATTTCCAGACCGGGCACCATGTGATGATAAGGGAAAATAACCGTATAGGAAATAACGTAAGCATAGGCACGAACTCTGTTATAGAACACGATGTTGTGCTTGGCGATAATGTAAGGGTGCACTCGAACGTATTTATCCCGGAATATACCGAAATAGAAGAAAATGCCTGGATAGGCCCGAACGTGGTATTTACCAATGCAAAATACCCGCGCTCAAAGAACGTTAAAGATACCTTAAAAGGCGCTTCTGTAAGAAAGAATGCCAAGATAGGTGCAAACTCGACTATACTTCCCGCAGTAACCATAGGCGAAAATGCGCTTATCGGCGCAGGTTCAGTGGTTTCTAAGAATGTCCCGCAGAATAAAGTCGTTGTCGGAAACCCCGCAAGAGTTATCAGAGATATAACTGAAATTGAAGAATACAATTCAAAATCCTGA
- a CDS encoding glycosyltransferase family 4 protein has protein sequence MDPKRILMVISRFPPVVGGAERQCLNLSLSLASLGHKITVVTERLQGLKKREDIDGVQVLRLSAFPNDVRVLANLIFWANLKWFFIRKSNNFDIVHSHVATASAFFGSILAKLFGKPSIVKFTGSGITGEVTTSKASFFGKLKLKILDIFTDVVVCTDVKIKTELMSIGYQEEKIRVLPNGVDTGYFAPEQEKRSNNVPKVLFVGRLEDVKNVPALLKAWKTVISKANAELFIVGGGSKKDELIHLTEKLGINNRVKFLGEQKDIRSHLVSSDIFVLPSFAEGVSNSLLEALSCGLAVIASRVGGSVGLIKDGETGYLFDPKNHNELADKLERLLKDPVLRKNMGQKARENIVKNYSIESIRDKYIKLYDELVIK, from the coding sequence ATGGATCCGAAAAGAATTTTGATGGTTATTTCCAGGTTTCCGCCGGTTGTGGGCGGGGCTGAAAGGCAGTGTTTGAACCTTTCGCTCTCGCTTGCTTCTTTGGGGCATAAAATAACCGTGGTTACCGAGAGGCTTCAAGGCCTAAAAAAAAGGGAAGATATTGACGGGGTTCAGGTTTTACGGCTTTCTGCTTTTCCTAACGATGTAAGGGTGCTTGCAAATTTGATATTCTGGGCAAACCTGAAATGGTTTTTTATAAGAAAAAGCAATAACTTTGACATAGTGCACAGTCATGTCGCCACTGCATCGGCTTTCTTCGGTTCTATCCTTGCAAAACTCTTTGGAAAACCTTCTATTGTAAAATTCACTGGGTCAGGGATAACAGGAGAAGTAACTACATCCAAAGCTTCATTTTTTGGAAAACTCAAACTTAAAATATTAGACATCTTTACAGATGTGGTAGTATGCACGGATGTAAAGATAAAAACAGAGCTTATGAGCATAGGTTATCAAGAAGAAAAGATCAGGGTACTCCCAAACGGTGTAGACACTGGTTATTTTGCTCCAGAACAGGAAAAAAGATCGAATAATGTTCCTAAAGTCTTATTTGTAGGAAGGCTTGAAGACGTTAAAAATGTTCCTGCACTGCTCAAGGCATGGAAAACTGTGATTTCAAAGGCCAACGCAGAACTCTTCATAGTTGGCGGGGGCAGTAAAAAGGATGAGTTAATTCACCTAACAGAAAAACTAGGTATCAATAACAGAGTAAAATTCCTCGGAGAACAGAAAGATATTAGAAGTCACCTGGTTTCAAGTGATATATTTGTCCTTCCTTCTTTTGCTGAAGGTGTTTCAAATTCTCTACTTGAAGCTCTTTCCTGCGGGCTTGCAGTAATAGCAAGCAGGGTAGGGGGAAGCGTTGGCCTTATAAAAGATGGGGAGACCGGATACCTTTTTGACCCAAAGAACCATAATGAACTGGCTGATAAACTGGAAAGGCTTTTAAAAGATCCGGTTTTAAGAAAAAACATGGGTCAGAAGGCTCGTGAAAACATAGTTAAAAACTACTCAATTGAATCAATACGAGATAAGTATATAAAGTTATATGATGAGCTTGTTATTAAATAA